The proteins below come from a single Mya arenaria isolate MELC-2E11 chromosome 8, ASM2691426v1 genomic window:
- the LOC128243158 gene encoding sacsin-like → MAFGGRGDAVRMRQPQFSAMRQPPLIRQLRGILAEYPDGGQILKELIQNAEDAGARDVSILLDAGRTNRDAGDKAPVYTKFFQAPALCVYNDAVFTEQDWEGITMIYSSIKEEDKSKVGRFGLGFKSVFHITDYPCIISGDKMLLIDPQQPTDRVNAFFEIPLMHDPWEGLDMNDFYNGLGGYFGVDQRMISDGHFNGTLFWFPLRERASPLSDTLYDERKILDLLDGLKSEAPSILIFLRNLESLTVFTAKECYQRTSTFGTHEHNRKRPSFHVRIKDAEHQVRHAREEFIAKMDTNSSDVTSMTDYCIEVTTDGQVTDYYWAVLNYFVGTSASGQFLTLINDKDISMSPCVSIAVSLDQSRQQFEGHIYCFMPLPKEGSKLTGLPFM, encoded by the exons ATGG CGTTCGGGGGCAGGGGTGATGCGGTCCGGATGCGGCAGCCTCAGTTTAGCGCCATGAGACAACCGCCTTTGATTAGGCAGCTGAGGGGGATCCTTGCTGAGTACCCGGATGGAGGACAGATTCTGAAG GAGTTGATACAAAACGCAGAGGACGCTGGTGCGCGAGATGTGAGCATTCTTCTGGATGCGGGGCGCACCAACAGGGATGCTGGGGACAAGGCGCCGGTTTACACCAAATTCTTCCAG GCTCCCGCACTTTGCGTGTATAACGATGCAGTATTCACGGAACAGGACTGGGAGGGCATTACGATGATATACAGCAGCATAAAAGAGGAGGACAAATCTAAAGTCGGTAGATTCGGGCTCGGATTCAAGTCTGTGTTTCACATTACAG ACTACCCTTGTATCATCAGCGGAGACAAAATGTTGTTGATTGATCCGCAACAACCGACTGACAGAGTGAATGCCTTCTTTGAAATACCTTTGATGCACGATCCCTGGGAGGGACTTGACATGAACGATTTTTACAATGGCCTTGGTGGATATTTTGGCGTAGATCAGCGTATGATTAGTGATGGACATTTCAACGGAACGTTGTTCTGGTTTCCTTTAAGGGAAAGAGCGTCCCCTTTGTCTGACACATTGTACGACGAACGCAAGATTCTTGATCTTTTGGATGGCTTGAAGTCTGAGGCACCTAGCATCCTCATTTTCTTAAGAAACCTGGAATCGCTGACAGTTTTTACAGCGAAAGAATGTTATCAACGTACATCAACATTCGGTACGCATGAACACAACAGAAAACGGCCTAGTTTTCATGTACGCATCAAAGATGCTGAGCACCAGGTTCGACATGCAAGGGAAGAGTTTATTGCCAAAATGGACACAAACAGTAGTGATGTCACAAGTATGACAGATTACTGCATAGAAGTTACAACAGATGGACAGGTTACAGATTACTATTGGGCTGTGTTAAACTACTTTGTTGGCACTTCTGCCTCTGGACAATTTCTAACACTAATCAATGACAAAGACATAAGCATGAGTCCTTGTGTTTCCATTGCTGTTTCTTTAGATCAGTCTCGTCAACAGTTTGAGGGACATATATATTGCTTCATGCCTTTACCGAAAGAAGGATCAAAGCTTACCGGTTTACCTTTCATGTGA